A stretch of Chitinophaga caeni DNA encodes these proteins:
- a CDS encoding heavy-metal-associated domain-containing protein — protein MKHIFIFFTCLLSLQFTATQAQVKKAALQASGLTCAMCSNATLKSLQTLPFVDKIETDLNTTTFNIYFKKNAAVNVDALKEKVEDAGFSVAKLVLTADFHQTSIKKDAHIDYNGLVLHFVGVKDQVLNGEQQITVVDKNFVPNKTFKKYAAMTDMTCIQTGHMGTCCNTAATSIAGSRVYHVTI, from the coding sequence ATGAAACATATATTCATTTTTTTTACCTGTTTATTAAGCCTGCAATTTACCGCCACACAAGCCCAGGTTAAGAAAGCCGCATTACAGGCAAGTGGTCTTACTTGCGCGATGTGTTCCAACGCCACGTTGAAGTCTTTACAAACATTACCCTTTGTAGATAAGATTGAAACAGATCTGAATACGACAACTTTTAATATCTATTTTAAAAAGAATGCCGCCGTGAATGTAGATGCGTTAAAAGAGAAAGTTGAAGATGCCGGTTTTTCCGTTGCTAAGCTCGTTCTTACGGCCGACTTCCATCAAACGAGTATCAAGAAAGATGCACATATAGATTATAACGGGCTGGTGTTGCATTTTGTGGGTGTAAAAGACCAGGTATTAAATGGTGAACAGCAAATCACCGTAGTCGACAAGAATTTTGTACCCAATAAAACGTTTAAGAAATATGCAGCTATGACGGATATGACTTGTATCCAAACCGGTCATATGGGTACTTGCTGCAATACTGCTGCAACTTCTATTGCCGGATCCAGGGTTTATCATGTTACCATTTAA
- a CDS encoding HYC_CC_PP family protein, producing MKKILTILIALLYTAITSGFTVNVHYCMGKLAAVKFIQSNSAACPKCGKKDGSNKCCRDEAKFFKMKKLHQNVQLNVDFVNQLPVAILDTSFPSLLMPRIEIAERNPMARPNAPPLIKPTPLYLLHESFLI from the coding sequence ATGAAGAAAATACTTACCATATTAATTGCTTTGCTGTACACCGCTATCACGAGTGGTTTTACGGTGAATGTGCATTATTGTATGGGGAAATTGGCTGCTGTTAAATTTATTCAATCCAACAGTGCCGCCTGCCCGAAATGTGGTAAGAAAGATGGCAGTAATAAATGTTGCCGGGATGAAGCTAAGTTCTTTAAAATGAAGAAGCTGCACCAAAATGTGCAATTGAATGTAGACTTTGTTAACCAGCTTCCGGTTGCAATCCTGGATACTTCGTTTCCGAGTTTGTTAATGCCCAGGATAGAAATTGCGGAACGCAACCCGATGGCACGTCCTAATGCTCCGCCACTGATAAAACCTACCCCTCTTTACTTATTGCATGAAAGTTTCTTGATTTGA
- a CDS encoding putative porin, with protein MRHLLFCMIGVFCISLSANAQFNRNFGGMGGGKMQIDTSNHEHEPDTLTIRYTFLGEPTEYMIDSSILDFTKNYLGVPATYISTGNYGGAARNLLFSPRMKAGFDAGFHAYDVYGNYHETAKFYNTNRPYSELYYMIGSKQEQVIGVSHTQNRTEKFNIAFDYIKINSPGYYRSQVTNHDRYRLTSRYHTPNKRYNIHISYYLNRLNGGENGGIENVALLDDPAYTDYKTIPTNLGGSTISSNALFSTNIPTKSDYQEGSFLFQHSYDWGRGDTIHVNDTTDYWKYDPRFRIQHTLTYTQNTYRFLDSNPDTVFYPQHYGFSVSDIDTLRSMQRWKIMSNDLSIISFPILGNQAHFLNLGATIDNVKGELTDAIADFYNFRVHGEYRNKTRNKKWDLSAKGEFYVLGANSGDYTLSGSLSRYINPKLGNITLAVKNTNQEPYYKYKFFSTSEKFWLNTSFNKENITKLSFIANSDLWKYNLSLNYFIVTNYTYFSDFQTSAQYNGVFNVLQLWVDKKFKLKSFTWLAEAAFQQIHGSAPLQLPTIWTRHRIGYEGTLFKNLNLFTGIEAKYTTAYYADDYSPLFGQFVYQDVNKINNKPDLAAFVHFRVKSFTAYVRGENLNAFLWTNNLNAPLYPSNNFAFRLGIRWWYIN; from the coding sequence ATGAGGCATTTACTCTTTTGCATGATCGGTGTTTTTTGTATTTCATTGTCGGCAAATGCTCAATTCAACCGTAATTTCGGTGGAATGGGCGGCGGCAAGATGCAAATCGATACCTCGAACCACGAGCACGAACCGGATACTTTGACGATTAGATATACTTTTTTAGGTGAGCCTACTGAATACATGATAGATTCGTCTATCTTGGACTTTACCAAGAATTACCTGGGGGTACCCGCGACTTATATATCAACCGGAAATTATGGCGGCGCCGCGCGTAACCTGTTATTTAGCCCGAGGATGAAAGCCGGTTTCGATGCCGGTTTCCATGCTTACGATGTTTACGGGAATTACCATGAAACGGCAAAATTTTATAATACCAATAGACCTTATTCGGAGTTGTACTACATGATCGGTAGTAAACAAGAGCAGGTCATCGGGGTTTCCCATACCCAAAACCGGACGGAGAAGTTCAACATCGCTTTCGATTATATCAAGATCAATTCGCCCGGCTATTATAGAAGCCAGGTTACCAACCACGACCGCTACCGTCTTACAAGCCGCTACCATACTCCGAATAAACGCTATAATATCCATATTAGCTATTATTTAAATAGGTTGAACGGCGGTGAGAACGGGGGCATCGAAAACGTAGCATTATTGGATGATCCTGCATATACGGATTATAAAACAATTCCTACGAACCTGGGCGGTTCAACGATCAGCTCAAATGCATTGTTCAGCACCAATATCCCGACCAAATCCGATTACCAGGAAGGTAGTTTTTTATTCCAGCATAGCTACGACTGGGGAAGAGGCGACACGATTCATGTAAATGATACGACCGATTATTGGAAATACGACCCGCGCTTCCGCATTCAGCATACTTTAACCTATACACAGAACACGTATCGTTTCTTGGATAGCAATCCCGATACGGTATTCTATCCGCAACACTACGGTTTTTCCGTTTCTGACATAGATACGCTGCGTTCTATGCAACGTTGGAAGATCATGAGCAATGATCTCTCGATCATCTCTTTCCCGATCTTGGGCAACCAGGCGCATTTCTTGAATTTAGGCGCAACCATTGACAACGTAAAAGGTGAGCTGACCGATGCGATTGCCGATTTTTACAACTTCAGGGTACACGGAGAATACAGGAATAAAACACGCAACAAGAAATGGGATCTCTCTGCAAAAGGAGAATTCTATGTTCTGGGAGCCAATTCAGGGGATTATACCCTTAGCGGGAGCTTAAGCAGGTATATTAACCCGAAATTGGGAAATATAACCCTCGCCGTGAAGAATACGAACCAAGAACCTTATTATAAGTACAAGTTTTTCAGTACCTCTGAAAAGTTTTGGCTCAATACATCCTTTAACAAGGAAAATATTACGAAGTTATCCTTCATCGCCAACAGTGATTTGTGGAAATACAACCTGTCATTGAATTATTTCATCGTAACCAATTATACCTATTTCTCCGATTTCCAGACCAGCGCACAATACAACGGTGTATTCAACGTGTTGCAGCTTTGGGTAGATAAGAAGTTTAAATTGAAGAGCTTTACATGGTTGGCGGAAGCCGCTTTCCAGCAGATTCACGGCAGCGCTCCCCTGCAACTGCCCACTATCTGGACCCGTCACCGAATCGGCTACGAAGGTACCTTGTTTAAAAACCTGAACCTGTTTACAGGTATTGAAGCTAAATATACGACGGCTTATTATGCCGATGATTATTCCCCTTTATTCGGGCAATTCGTTTACCAGGATGTTAACAAGATTAATAATAAACCGGATCTTGCCGCATTCGTTCATTTCCGGGTGAAATCTTTCACCGCTTATGTTCGCGGGGAGAATCTGAATGCTTTCTTGTGGACGAACAACCTGAATGCTCCCTTATATCCAAGCAACAATTTTGCTTTCCGCCTCGGCATCCGGTGGTGGTACATCAATTAA
- a CDS encoding purine-nucleoside phosphorylase: protein MGKLEPIKISTRMSQLLQKIAEAKAFIEGKSGLKATTGIVLGSGLGNLANEIEAELAIPYHEIPHFPPATVEGHSGKLILGKLNGKPVIAMAGRFHYYEGLSMQEVTFPIRVMKALGVETLLLSNAAGGMNENYRVGDLMIITDHINLQPEHPLRGPNMDELGPRFPDMSEPYAKHLVGKAQQIAQQHNIFVHNGVYVGVQGPTFETRAEYKFMRIIGGDAVGMSTVPEVIVAVHAGMNVFAMSVITDIGIREEENVITHEEVLAAAKAAEPKLTLIFSELIQQL, encoded by the coding sequence ATGGGCAAATTGGAACCTATCAAAATATCTACCAGGATGAGTCAATTATTGCAAAAGATTGCCGAAGCGAAGGCTTTTATCGAGGGGAAATCAGGACTGAAAGCTACCACGGGTATCGTGTTGGGCAGCGGTTTAGGAAATTTAGCCAACGAGATCGAGGCCGAGCTTGCCATCCCGTACCACGAGATACCGCATTTCCCACCGGCCACGGTAGAGGGGCACAGTGGGAAACTGATACTCGGTAAACTCAACGGCAAGCCCGTGATAGCTATGGCCGGAAGGTTTCATTATTACGAAGGTTTGTCGATGCAAGAGGTGACCTTTCCTATCCGGGTAATGAAGGCGCTTGGAGTTGAAACGTTGTTGCTCTCAAATGCCGCGGGCGGTATGAACGAGAACTACCGTGTCGGGGATTTGATGATCATCACGGATCATATTAACCTGCAACCGGAACACCCGCTGCGGGGGCCTAACATGGATGAGCTGGGACCGCGCTTCCCCGATATGAGTGAACCTTATGCCAAGCACTTGGTAGGAAAAGCGCAACAAATAGCGCAACAACATAACATATTCGTCCATAACGGCGTTTACGTAGGGGTGCAGGGACCTACCTTTGAAACCCGGGCAGAATATAAATTTATGCGCATCATCGGTGGAGACGCCGTGGGAATGAGTACCGTGCCTGAAGTAATCGTGGCGGTACATGCGGGGATGAATGTTTTCGCGATGAGCGTAATTACGGATATAGGCATCCGCGAAGAGGAGAATGTTATTACACACGAAGAAGTACTGGCGGCGGCCAAAGCGGCAGAGCCCAAATTGACCTTGATTTTTAGCGAATTGATCCAGCAATTATAA
- the sucC gene encoding ADP-forming succinate--CoA ligase subunit beta, which yields MNLHEYQSKELLKKYNVPVQEGIPVDTPEAAAEAYKQLKVTYGNEFAVVKAQIHAGGRGKGKIRGTEQRGVAVGKNAEDIKTIAGNILGGTLVTIQTGDAGKLVNKVLVAQDVYYPGPNPVKEFYLSILLDRAKGQNVIMYSTEGGMDIEEVAHNTPEKIFKVWVAPNLPLQGYQARKIAFDLGLKGEAHKNMVKFVTNLYNAYVGLDAAMLEINPLFKTSDEKILAVDCKLNLDDNALMRHPDLVALRDITEEDPTEVEAGQYNLNYVKLDGNVGCMVNGAGLAMATMDMIKLSGGEPANFLDVGGTANAQTVEAGFRIILKDPKVKAILINIFGGIVRCDRVAQGVIDAYNSIGNIQVPIIVRLQGTNAAEAKELIEKSGLKVQSAILLSEAAALVQKAVQA from the coding sequence ATGAACTTACACGAGTACCAGTCTAAGGAACTGTTGAAGAAATATAACGTACCAGTACAGGAAGGTATCCCGGTAGATACCCCCGAGGCGGCAGCAGAAGCATACAAGCAATTGAAGGTGACCTATGGCAACGAATTTGCAGTTGTGAAGGCGCAAATTCATGCTGGTGGCCGTGGTAAAGGAAAAATCAGGGGCACGGAACAACGCGGTGTTGCTGTAGGCAAAAACGCTGAAGATATCAAAACTATCGCCGGCAACATCCTGGGTGGCACCTTGGTAACCATCCAAACCGGTGATGCAGGTAAATTGGTAAACAAAGTTTTAGTAGCGCAAGACGTATATTATCCCGGCCCTAACCCGGTGAAAGAATTTTATTTGTCTATCTTGTTAGATCGTGCGAAAGGACAAAATGTAATCATGTACTCTACAGAAGGTGGTATGGACATCGAAGAGGTGGCTCATAACACCCCTGAGAAAATATTCAAAGTATGGGTAGCGCCGAACTTGCCATTGCAAGGTTACCAAGCCCGTAAAATCGCTTTCGATTTAGGTTTGAAAGGTGAAGCGCACAAAAACATGGTAAAATTCGTAACCAACCTTTACAACGCATACGTAGGTTTGGATGCAGCCATGTTGGAAATCAACCCGCTGTTCAAAACTTCCGATGAGAAAATCCTCGCGGTTGACTGTAAACTGAACCTGGACGATAACGCGTTGATGCGTCATCCTGACCTGGTAGCTTTACGCGACATCACCGAAGAAGATCCTACGGAAGTAGAAGCCGGTCAATACAACCTGAACTACGTTAAATTAGATGGTAACGTGGGTTGCATGGTAAACGGCGCCGGTTTGGCGATGGCTACGATGGACATGATCAAGTTGAGCGGTGGTGAACCGGCTAACTTCTTGGATGTTGGTGGTACCGCGAATGCTCAAACTGTTGAAGCCGGTTTCCGCATCATCCTGAAAGATCCGAAAGTGAAAGCAATCCTGATTAACATCTTCGGTGGTATCGTTCGTTGTGACCGCGTAGCGCAAGGTGTTATCGATGCTTATAACTCTATCGGTAATATCCAGGTGCCGATCATCGTTCGCCTGCAAGGTACCAATGCTGCCGAGGCAAAAGAACTGATCGAGAAAAGCGGCTTGAAAGTACAATCCGCCATCTTGTTGAGCGAAGCTGCCGCTTTAGTTCAAAAAGCCGTTCAAGCTTAA
- a CDS encoding DUF4407 domain-containing protein — protein sequence MQRIQHFLLLCSGAYLPIIKRAPSEANKYAGIGGTIFFTGLLAALAGGYAMWTVFGQWWAALLFGIIWGLMIFNLDRYIVSSMRKRERAWDEFKMAIPRIIMAILIATVISKPLELQIFNKEIQAELIVMEQQKFKEQEDLVKIRFQSKIDSLKSENALLKSEMDLQAATRDTLLLIAQQEADGTGGSRVKNLGPIYKAKKADADSATARLNAISQRNNARIDANNILITQTDSSIQQTIQDLKRDRLDGFASRLDALGTLTKNSVPIRWANWFIMLLFIALETAPVFVKLISTRGPYDDLLEQHEYAFKVHKDERKIMLDRNSKKRLMQDEDILV from the coding sequence ATGCAACGAATACAACATTTCTTACTTCTATGTTCCGGCGCTTATTTGCCCATTATTAAAAGGGCTCCATCGGAAGCCAATAAATATGCCGGCATCGGCGGAACGATATTTTTCACCGGGTTACTGGCTGCACTGGCCGGGGGTTATGCCATGTGGACTGTTTTTGGTCAATGGTGGGCAGCCTTACTCTTCGGGATCATATGGGGATTGATGATCTTCAACCTCGACAGGTATATCGTTTCCAGTATGCGTAAAAGGGAAAGGGCCTGGGATGAATTCAAAATGGCTATTCCCCGTATTATCATGGCAATACTAATTGCTACCGTGATTTCTAAACCCCTGGAGTTACAAATCTTCAACAAGGAAATACAAGCCGAACTGATCGTGATGGAACAACAGAAGTTTAAAGAACAAGAAGATCTTGTAAAAATAAGGTTCCAATCAAAGATAGACTCCCTTAAAAGTGAAAATGCCTTGCTGAAATCCGAAATGGATCTCCAGGCTGCCACTCGCGACACTTTATTGTTAATAGCCCAACAGGAAGCTGATGGTACCGGCGGCTCCCGGGTAAAAAACCTCGGACCTATTTATAAAGCTAAAAAAGCTGATGCTGATAGCGCCACTGCCCGCTTAAATGCCATTAGCCAAAGAAATAATGCCCGCATCGATGCTAATAATATATTGATAACGCAGACTGATAGCTCGATTCAACAAACCATCCAGGACCTGAAAAGGGACCGCCTCGATGGCTTCGCCTCAAGGTTAGATGCACTCGGTACTCTCACTAAAAATAGTGTTCCGATCCGCTGGGCCAACTGGTTTATCATGCTCCTGTTTATTGCTTTGGAAACAGCCCCGGTCTTTGTAAAATTAATTTCCACCCGCGGCCCCTATGATGATTTGTTGGAACAACATGAATATGCCTTCAAAGTGCATAAAGATGAAAGGAAAATTATGCTGGATAGAAATAGCAAGAAGAGATTAATGCAGGATGAAGATATCCTGGTTTAG
- a CDS encoding DUF4139 domain-containing protein, with protein sequence MKKQLSFLSALIICISTIYPSYGIGDEKEKIASKISDVTVFLNGAQVTRTAKISLQAGITVLQFPKIAADIDEKSLQIDGIGDFTVISVAKEKDYLTSGDKRVEIDLLNNKIFQATKNINEKMAQLSVFEAEGKILDANIQIGKGDNKAGETTIRDLALMLEFQRNRRTEIIEKQLKIKNQIQTLDSVKTKYQQQLSSLHTAPSATTNTLLIKISTQQAVQGNITLKYFVKNAHWYPTYDLKVNSLSQPIDLIYRANVHQLTGEDWNGVKLHLSTTNPDDNNNIPKLDPWYTNLYNSEYQLRLVQEARSGEHEVKGIVTDKNGAPIVGATLLVKGRSIGTVTDASGRFSLKIDPTGITLVVSAVGYEMQEIQPNQSNTIIRMIESSLALDEVVVTGYGNQSGLQGKVAGLQIRGASSVKMKKEAPPAPNLVVETKMNYQPTSVTYDITMPYTVASGDAPISVNINQVAVPATYEYISIPKKDKNAYLTASIIDWDQLNLLEGEANIYIDGSFRGKTLLNLANVGDTLVLSLGSDKNIQVNRVQQKEFNKRQFIGNNKTEYKSFEFSIRNLKKEAVKIKLLDQLPIPISNNVELIKPKYEHARLDENTQILTWELEVQPGKEHKEYLQFGIKLPKDKLINYL encoded by the coding sequence ATGAAAAAACAGTTATCCTTTTTATCGGCTTTAATCATTTGTATTTCTACCATTTATCCCAGTTATGGTATAGGAGATGAAAAAGAAAAAATAGCATCAAAAATATCTGATGTAACTGTTTTCCTGAATGGAGCACAGGTCACCAGGACAGCAAAAATATCCTTACAGGCAGGTATTACAGTATTGCAATTCCCTAAAATTGCTGCCGACATCGATGAGAAAAGTTTACAAATCGATGGTATCGGCGATTTCACGGTGATCTCCGTTGCTAAAGAAAAAGACTACCTAACTTCCGGCGATAAGCGAGTGGAAATAGACTTGCTAAATAACAAAATTTTCCAAGCCACGAAAAACATCAATGAAAAAATGGCCCAACTCTCCGTTTTCGAAGCAGAAGGGAAAATATTGGATGCCAATATTCAAATAGGGAAAGGAGATAACAAAGCCGGGGAAACCACCATCCGCGACCTGGCCCTCATGTTGGAATTCCAGAGGAACCGGAGAACAGAAATCATCGAAAAACAATTAAAAATCAAGAACCAAATTCAAACCTTAGACTCTGTTAAAACGAAATACCAACAACAGCTATCCAGCCTGCATACCGCTCCCTCCGCCACCACGAATACATTGTTAATTAAAATCTCTACCCAGCAAGCCGTTCAAGGAAATATTACCTTGAAATATTTCGTGAAAAATGCGCATTGGTATCCAACATACGACCTAAAGGTGAACTCCCTTTCACAGCCCATAGATCTGATTTACCGGGCCAATGTACACCAATTAACCGGGGAAGACTGGAACGGGGTAAAACTTCATTTGTCTACAACGAACCCCGATGATAACAACAACATTCCTAAACTAGATCCTTGGTATACGAATTTGTACAATTCCGAATACCAATTACGGCTTGTGCAAGAAGCACGTAGCGGGGAACATGAAGTAAAAGGAATCGTAACGGATAAAAACGGCGCTCCCATTGTAGGAGCAACCCTATTGGTTAAAGGCAGATCGATCGGTACTGTTACCGATGCATCCGGTCGATTTAGCCTGAAGATTGATCCAACCGGGATTACACTTGTTGTTAGCGCGGTTGGTTACGAAATGCAAGAAATTCAACCCAACCAATCGAACACGATCATCAGGATGATCGAAAGTTCGTTGGCCTTAGATGAAGTCGTAGTCACAGGATACGGAAATCAATCCGGCCTGCAAGGGAAAGTGGCAGGATTACAAATTCGCGGGGCCAGCTCAGTTAAAATGAAAAAAGAAGCGCCGCCTGCGCCTAATTTGGTAGTTGAAACGAAGATGAACTACCAACCCACCTCGGTTACTTATGACATTACGATGCCTTACACCGTGGCTAGTGGAGATGCCCCTATCTCGGTAAACATCAACCAAGTTGCTGTGCCCGCCACTTATGAATACATCAGCATACCGAAGAAAGATAAAAACGCTTACCTCACTGCCAGCATCATCGATTGGGATCAATTGAACTTGTTGGAAGGCGAAGCGAATATTTATATCGATGGCAGCTTCCGCGGAAAAACATTATTGAACCTGGCGAATGTTGGCGATACGCTGGTACTTTCTTTAGGCAGCGATAAAAACATCCAGGTAAACCGTGTCCAACAGAAAGAATTTAATAAACGACAGTTCATCGGGAATAATAAAACCGAATATAAATCCTTTGAATTCAGTATCCGTAACCTGAAGAAAGAAGCGGTAAAAATAAAATTGTTGGATCAATTACCGATCCCGATCTCCAACAATGTTGAACTGATTAAACCGAAATATGAGCATGCCAGGCTGGATGAGAACACGCAAATACTTACATGGGAGCTGGAAGTTCAGCCGGGAAAGGAACACAAAGAGTATTTACAATTCGGCATAAAATTACCCAAGGATAAATTGATAAATTATTTGTAG
- a CDS encoding M20/M25/M40 family metallo-hydrolase yields MRKYLIIGAALLLAPSVNFAQEYLPDAARIQSVVNYLASNKLKGRGTDEKGGIKAGKFVEKQFKKLGLAAGGDQGNYYQDFKFDKNAHKDIPSRNVLGFLDNHAAKTIIIGAHYDHLGRAALFDGKYPIGEIHNGADDNASGIAGLLELARYYTKNNEQEPFNFLFIAFGGEELGLQGSKYFVNHPAIALDKVHFMLNMDMIGRYNPSRGVGIGGYGTAAQWPEIFKNVSSDTIKFFTDKAGKGGSDHHSFYMKNVPVIFLHTGGHDDYHKPTDDADKLMAKEEAGILDIGIQIINGAMKFDSLTFMETE; encoded by the coding sequence ATGCGAAAATATCTGATCATCGGCGCAGCATTGTTGCTTGCGCCATCTGTAAACTTTGCACAGGAATATTTGCCTGATGCTGCCAGGATTCAATCGGTAGTTAATTACTTGGCATCAAACAAATTAAAAGGCCGGGGAACCGATGAAAAAGGTGGCATCAAGGCCGGCAAATTCGTGGAAAAACAATTCAAAAAACTGGGTTTAGCGGCAGGTGGAGATCAAGGTAACTATTACCAGGATTTTAAATTTGATAAAAATGCTCATAAAGATATCCCGAGCAGGAACGTATTAGGCTTCCTCGATAATCACGCTGCCAAAACTATTATAATCGGTGCGCATTACGACCATTTAGGCCGGGCAGCTTTATTCGATGGTAAATACCCGATCGGGGAAATTCATAACGGTGCAGATGATAATGCTTCGGGGATTGCAGGATTACTAGAACTAGCGCGTTATTATACTAAAAATAATGAACAGGAACCGTTCAATTTCTTATTCATTGCTTTCGGTGGAGAAGAATTAGGGTTACAAGGATCCAAGTATTTCGTGAACCATCCGGCGATCGCGTTGGATAAGGTTCATTTCATGTTGAATATGGATATGATCGGGCGATACAACCCTTCCAGGGGCGTAGGTATCGGCGGATATGGAACCGCGGCCCAGTGGCCGGAAATATTTAAAAACGTTAGCAGCGATACTATTAAATTCTTTACGGATAAAGCCGGGAAAGGTGGTAGCGACCACCATAGTTTTTATATGAAAAATGTACCCGTAATATTTTTACATACCGGCGGACATGATGATTACCATAAACCTACTGATGACGCCGATAAACTGATGGCCAAAGAAGAAGCCGGCATCCTGGATATCGGCATCCAGATAATTAACGGCGCTATGAAATTCGATTCGCTAACTTTCATGGAAACTGAATAG